A window of Prolixibacter sp. SD074 contains these coding sequences:
- a CDS encoding glycoside hydrolase family 78 protein translates to MKNPRLSWQIQSDRENVLQTAYEIRVADTPANLHRKDDLIWNSGKVESNQSADVVYSGPALTSMQRVYWQVRIWDNRNKATEWSEPAYWEMGLLKPTDWKASWITSSMTEDTTISEPCPYFRKEFSLTKKVKSARIYVTSKGLYQLFLNGKKVSPDLFAPGWTSYNKRLQYQTYDVTSLLEKKNAMGTILGDGWYRGYLTWDRKRNTYGDKLAVLLQLQINYMDGTSETMTTDNTWKEKSGPILSSDIYDGETYDARLKMPGWDKPDFDDSQWNKVSELPDGKDILVAQDGVPVRAADEIKPIKLFKTPKGETVFDLGQNMVGWVRLKVQGYKGDKVILKFAEVLDKDGNFYTANLRKAKATDTYILSGKGVEVYEPHFTFHGFRFVKVEGFPGTPDLNSITGIVIHSDMKPTGNFVCSDSLLNQLQHNIQWGQRGNFLDVPTDCPQRDERLGWTGDAQVFSMTAAFNFNVAAFYTKWLRDLAADQQSNGIVPHVIPDVLHGAGGSAAWADASVIVPWSVYLTYGDKRILEEQYPGMKSWVEYMHGRAGKKNLWLGDAHFGDWLAFATNQSDYPGATTDKDLIATAYYFYSTSLLSKIAGIIGNENDAEQYKKLAGEIRKAFNAEFVTPNGRLESNTQTAYVLALAFHLLPEDKVSKAANYLADDVRKFGHLTTGFVGTPLLCQTLSDNGYPDLAFMLLMNKKYPSWLYPVTQGATTIWERWDGQKPDGTFQDVGMNSFNHYAYGAIGEWMYSYVGGIRIDPKQPGYKHFFLAPHVGGGLSYATTTFQSLYGSVESDWKIQDDNFIYTVTIPANTTATVILPGANSEQLTLNSLPLKSEMKKVVTQQPDGVSMELGSGQYRFHYPYENAKKK, encoded by the coding sequence GTGAAAAATCCCCGGTTAAGCTGGCAAATACAAAGTGATCGGGAAAATGTACTCCAAACTGCTTATGAAATCAGGGTGGCCGATACCCCTGCGAACCTGCACCGCAAAGATGATTTGATTTGGAATTCAGGCAAAGTTGAAAGCAATCAATCCGCTGATGTGGTTTATAGCGGTCCGGCATTAACTTCGATGCAGCGCGTTTACTGGCAGGTAAGGATTTGGGATAACCGAAATAAAGCGACGGAGTGGAGTGAACCGGCATACTGGGAAATGGGGCTGTTAAAACCGACAGATTGGAAAGCTTCGTGGATAACGAGTAGTATGACAGAAGATACTACGATTTCCGAGCCGTGCCCTTATTTCCGAAAAGAATTTTCGCTAACGAAGAAGGTTAAGTCGGCACGAATTTATGTCACCTCGAAAGGGCTCTACCAACTCTTTCTGAACGGGAAAAAAGTGAGTCCTGATTTGTTTGCACCTGGATGGACAAGCTACAACAAGCGGCTTCAGTACCAAACCTACGATGTGACTTCATTGCTGGAGAAGAAAAACGCCATGGGAACCATTCTTGGTGATGGTTGGTATCGTGGATATTTGACCTGGGATAGGAAACGCAATACTTACGGCGATAAACTGGCTGTTCTTTTGCAGCTTCAGATTAACTACATGGATGGAACATCGGAAACGATGACAACGGACAACACATGGAAGGAGAAGAGTGGTCCTATTTTGAGTTCAGATATTTACGATGGTGAAACGTATGATGCCCGATTGAAGATGCCCGGATGGGATAAGCCGGATTTTGACGATAGTCAATGGAATAAAGTATCTGAATTGCCGGATGGGAAAGATATTTTGGTGGCACAGGACGGTGTTCCGGTCAGGGCAGCCGATGAGATCAAGCCAATCAAATTATTCAAGACACCCAAAGGTGAAACGGTTTTTGACTTGGGGCAGAATATGGTTGGTTGGGTTCGGCTAAAGGTTCAGGGTTATAAAGGAGATAAGGTCATATTGAAATTTGCAGAGGTATTGGACAAGGATGGAAATTTCTACACCGCTAATTTGAGAAAGGCGAAAGCAACTGATACCTATATTTTGAGTGGGAAAGGAGTGGAAGTTTATGAACCTCATTTTACGTTCCACGGTTTTCGGTTCGTGAAGGTCGAAGGATTTCCGGGCACTCCCGATTTGAATTCTATCACCGGTATCGTGATTCATTCGGATATGAAACCAACCGGAAATTTTGTCTGTTCTGATTCATTGCTCAACCAGTTACAGCATAATATTCAGTGGGGACAACGCGGAAATTTTCTGGATGTGCCTACCGATTGTCCACAGAGGGACGAACGCCTTGGCTGGACGGGTGATGCCCAGGTATTCAGCATGACGGCTGCTTTTAATTTCAACGTGGCTGCTTTTTATACAAAATGGCTGAGAGATTTGGCTGCCGATCAGCAATCCAATGGAATTGTTCCGCACGTCATCCCGGATGTACTGCACGGGGCAGGAGGTTCGGCTGCCTGGGCCGATGCTTCGGTAATTGTACCGTGGAGCGTTTATCTGACGTATGGGGACAAACGAATTCTGGAGGAACAGTACCCGGGTATGAAATCCTGGGTGGAATATATGCATGGCCGGGCAGGAAAGAAAAATCTTTGGCTGGGAGATGCGCATTTTGGCGATTGGTTAGCATTTGCCACAAACCAATCTGATTATCCGGGAGCAACAACGGACAAAGATTTGATTGCTACTGCCTATTATTTTTATTCCACCAGTTTGTTGTCGAAAATTGCCGGAATTATTGGCAACGAGAATGACGCCGAACAGTACAAGAAACTGGCGGGGGAAATAAGGAAAGCCTTTAATGCAGAGTTTGTAACGCCTAACGGACGACTGGAATCGAATACACAAACAGCTTATGTGTTGGCGCTTGCATTTCATTTGTTGCCCGAGGATAAAGTTTCGAAAGCGGCAAATTACCTGGCGGATGATGTACGAAAGTTCGGGCATCTGACCACGGGATTTGTTGGTACACCGCTTCTCTGCCAGACCTTATCGGACAATGGATATCCTGATTTGGCTTTTATGTTGCTGATGAACAAGAAATATCCGTCATGGCTGTATCCTGTTACCCAGGGAGCAACAACCATTTGGGAGCGTTGGGACGGTCAGAAACCGGATGGCACTTTCCAGGATGTGGGTATGAACAGTTTTAACCATTATGCTTATGGTGCTATTGGTGAATGGATGTATAGTTACGTAGGTGGTATCCGGATTGATCCCAAACAGCCGGGTTACAAGCATTTCTTTTTAGCCCCCCATGTTGGTGGAGGCCTGAGCTATGCAACGACAACCTTCCAATCACTCTATGGATCGGTTGAATCGGATTGGAAAATTCAGGATGATAATTTTATATACACCGTGACGATTCCTGCAAATACAACTGCTACAGTAATATTACCTGGGGCGAATAGTGAGCAATTGACGCTGAATTCATTGCCATTGAAATCTGAAATGAAAAAAGTGGTAACGCAGCAGCCTGATGGAGTATCCATGGAGCTGGGGTCAGGTCAATATAGATTTCACTATCCCTATGAAAATGCGAAAAAGAAATGA